The Caulobacter sp. 73W region GGGCTATCTGGGACTGGATCAGATCCGGGCGCTGACGCCCTCGCAGCTCAAGGCCCTGGGGGCGGAGGACTTCGCCGAGTTCACGCCGGCCCAGGTGGCGGCTTTCAGCGGCGCCCAGCTTGGCGCGCTGTCGACCACCAATATCAATAGCCTCAGCTCGACCCAGATCGCCGGGCTCGACGCGACCCAGACGCGCGGGCTGACGGCGACGCAGCTGGAAGCCTTGGCGCTGGTCAAGCTGAACGCCTTTGGCGCGACCCAGATCGGCGCCCTGACCCAGGTTCAGATCCGGGCCCTGTCGCCGACCGCCGTCTCAGGCCTTGGCGCGACCCAGGTGGCCCTGCTGTCGGCGACCCAGGTCCAGGCGCTCAGCGCGACCCAGCTTGGCGCCTTGTCCGCGACCGATTTCGCGGAGCTTCAGCCCAGCCAGGTGCTAGCCCTAACGCCGACCCAGATGGGCGGACTTGCCGAGGCGGTGATCGACGCCCTGTCCCTGGCCCAGATGCCGCTCTTCGCGCCGACCCAGATTTCCGGCCTGACGCCCACGCAGCTGGGCCGGCTGAGCGTCGCTCACATCGCCGCCCTGACCGACGACCAGGTCGCGGCCATGACCCCGGCGCAAATCCAGTCCCTGGACGAGGCTCGTCGCATGGCCCTGGTGGAGTAGGGCGGTTCAGGAAGCCGCGGCCGCCGTGCGGTGTCGCGGCTTCGCGGCGGAGGCGGCGGCTTGGCTAGTCGCCTTGGCCCGCGCCGCGAGCGCCGCGGGGGAGGCCTTCTTCTTGTGCTTCACGGGCAAGTCGAAGCGCGGTTTCGGGGGAAGGTTAGTCTGATACTCGGACTCGAAATGCGGCCCCGCCGCCAGGGCGGGCGAGCCGAAAGTCGCCGAAACAAGGCCGGCGACCATGAGAGACGTGACGATGGCGCGCATGTGAAACCTCAAAGGGATCGCACCGCCTAGCGTGGGCCAGTACTGGTGCAATTGCAATCGGAGGTCGCATTTTCCCAAGTGGTGTCTCGGGGGCATGCCTCGTGCGCAGTGGTGTGGATCCGGCGCGGTCGGCGGCGTCCCGGGCGCTCGCGCCGTTCCGCGTACGCGCGCCGCCATCTTACTTCGGCGGGCAGCCCTTGAACTGACCAACCTTGGAGACGCTAAGCCTGGACATGTTCAGCGGCATCATCGGGCTCATGGAGCCCCGGCCGGAGCCGGTGAACAGGTCGATCCGCTCGCCCTTGATCGCGCCGCCGACGTCGGAGGCGTACCAGTAGCCGTCGTGCATGCCGCCGTCGGGCATGGGCAGGCCGACGGTTTCCTTGATGAACAGGACGGTGCGGCGGGGGATCAGCTTGCTGTCGATGGCCGCGGTGCGCATGGCCACGACCTTGCAGCCCAGGCTGTCCAGCGCGCCGACGCCGCGCGCGCCCGCGTGATACAGCGTGGCTTTGAGCTTCATGTCGGCGATGCCCGGCGTGATCGCCGAGAGCGCGCCGATGATCAGTTCGCCCATGGGATCGGATCCCGTGGTCTGGGCGTTCTGTGCGTGAGCGGCCGAGGAAAATCCGGCCGCGACGGTGATGGCGGCCACAAGGCCAACAAGGCGACGCATGGGAGGTGGTCCTCTTTGGCGGCGTATCTGGTTGTGCGGGCCATTGCTTAGGCTATCAAAGCGGCTCCGGCAACCTCCTTGGAGTCGCACCATGTCCCTGCGCATCTATGGCGACAGCATCTCCGGCAACTGCCTCAAGGTTAAATGGGTCGCCGATTATCTAGGGATTCCATACGACTGGACCGAGACCAGCGTGGTGAACGCCGAGACCAGGACGCCTGAGTTCCTCAACTTGAATCCGGCCGGTCAGGTGCCCCTCGTTATTCTCGCGGACGGCCGCCCATTGGCTCAATCGAACGCGATCATCGGCTGGATGGCGAGGGATTCGGTCCTGATTCCCGCCGATCCGTACGACCACGCCCGGATGATGGAGTGGATGTTCTGGGAACAATACAGCCACGAGCCCTACGTCGCCGTGGCGCGCTTCCAGATGCATTACCTGGGCAAGACCCGCGAGGAGATCGGCGAGCGCGTCTATGCGCGCGGCGCCGCCGCGCTCCAGCGCATGGACGACGCCCTGCAAGATGGCGGCTTCCTGGTCGGCGGGGCGGTCAGTCTCGCGGATGTCGCGTTGGTCGCCTATACCCGCGTCGCCCATGAGGGCGGGTTCGACCTGTCCGACTATCCCGCCGTCAAAACCTGGGTGGCGCGTGTCGACGCCGCCCTGGGCATCGCCTGAACCTTTCGGAGACCGCCATGCGCCGCGTCGCACTCGCCATCGCTCTTTGCCTCGCCGCGGCGGCTCCCGCCGCCCCCGCCTTCGCCTGGGGCGCCTATGGCCACCGGCTGGTGGGCCAGCTGGCGACCCAGGCCCTGCCGGCCGAGGTCCCCGCCTTCTTGCGCACGCCCAAGGCCGTCGACGACATCGGCGAGTTCGCCCGCGAGCTGGACCGCTCCAAGGGGTCGGGCCGCATCCACGACCATGATCGCGACTCCGGTCACTTCGTCGACCTGGACGAGGACGGCAAGGTGTTGGGCGGGCCCAAGTTCACGCCGCTGCCGGGCACCAAGGCCGACTACGAGACCGGTCTGCGGGCCCACGACATCGACATGTGGAAGGCCGGCTATCTGCAGTACTCGCTGATCGACGGTTATCAGCAGCTGGTGAAGGACTTCACCTACTGGCGCATCCTGACCATCGTCGAAAAGCGCGAGAAAAACGCTACTCGCCTAAAATACTACCGCGCCGACCGCGCGCGCCGCGAGGCGCTGCTGATCCGCGACCTGGGCGTTTGGGCTCACTATGTGGGCGACGCCTCTCAGCCGCTGCACGCCTCGATCCACTTCAACGGCTGGGGCGATTACCCCAACCCCAAGGGCTACAGCCAGGAGCGCAGCGTCCACGGCGTGTTCGAGGGCGAGGCGGTCAACGCCAATGTGACCGCCGCTTCGGTCAAGGCGCGCATGAAGCCGTTCAACGACTGCAATTGCCCGGTCGACCAGCGGGTGACCAACTTCCTGACCGAGACGGCCGGCCATGTGGAGCCGCTCTATGTCCTGTG contains the following coding sequences:
- a CDS encoding S1/P1 Nuclease → MRRVALAIALCLAAAAPAAPAFAWGAYGHRLVGQLATQALPAEVPAFLRTPKAVDDIGEFARELDRSKGSGRIHDHDRDSGHFVDLDEDGKVLGGPKFTPLPGTKADYETGLRAHDIDMWKAGYLQYSLIDGYQQLVKDFTYWRILTIVEKREKNATRLKYYRADRARREALLIRDLGVWAHYVGDASQPLHASIHFNGWGDYPNPKGYSQERSVHGVFEGEAVNANVTAASVKARMKPFNDCNCPVDQRVTNFLTETAGHVEPLYVLWGDKAFGTEPNTRGAAFLNDRVAAGASELRDLVVLAWRESANGVIGYRPTISVKQVAQGGDPWKDLYGKD
- a CDS encoding glutathione S-transferase family protein, which translates into the protein MSLRIYGDSISGNCLKVKWVADYLGIPYDWTETSVVNAETRTPEFLNLNPAGQVPLVILADGRPLAQSNAIIGWMARDSVLIPADPYDHARMMEWMFWEQYSHEPYVAVARFQMHYLGKTREEIGERVYARGAAALQRMDDALQDGGFLVGGAVSLADVALVAYTRVAHEGGFDLSDYPAVKTWVARVDAALGIA
- a CDS encoding 3D domain-containing protein, with protein sequence MRRLVGLVAAITVAAGFSSAAHAQNAQTTGSDPMGELIIGALSAITPGIADMKLKATLYHAGARGVGALDSLGCKVVAMRTAAIDSKLIPRRTVLFIKETVGLPMPDGGMHDGYWYASDVGGAIKGERIDLFTGSGRGSMSPMMPLNMSRLSVSKVGQFKGCPPK